In the genome of Metabacillus litoralis, the window GTACAACCGTAAGACTTTCGCCGAACTTCGTTACTTTCATTTCCTTTTCAACTTCATGCTCAATCATTAAATGCAAAATCATTGATTTGATTGTAGGATGAATTTGTTCATTCTCTAACAAAATTTTAAGTGATGCAAAATGTTTACTAATGTTACGGTCATGCAGTGACTGAACGTAGGCCATTTGTTTATTTGTATCTTGCAAAAGGTCTTCTAAATATAATGGTTGTTCTTCTTCCTGGTCTTCTACATCATCAAGAATATCAACTTCGTTTTGATTCATTTTCCGACTAAATTCCAACAATTTATAAAAGTGTTCAGCACTTTCAGCAGGCAGCTGATTTTCCTCTAATACTGCTTCGATTGTTGTTTGTACTTCTTGATATTCACGTAGTTGAATTAATATCGTTAAATAAATCTGTAATACAGTAAAATAATGACCTATATCTTCTAAGAGCATTTTTTTGCAAATATCTTTAGCCTCTGTTAAGTCACCAAGCTCCATAAGGCAAATTGCCATACCGAGATATATTTCAGCTTGATCTTCCTTAAGCTTCTTTGCTTCAGCAAACATATCAAGTGCTTCGTGATACTTCTTTTCTTTTAATAACAGCATTCCCTTATCTAAGTACCGCTCCTTCAAATTAGGAAAGGGAACAACATTTGATTTTTTCGGTTTCATATGTTGGTCAACTCCAGCAACCTTACTTTGCATACAGTTTATCAATCCAAGTCTTGGAAAACAAGTGGGGGGTGATGTCTGGCACTCCCTGAATTTTGTTGAATGATGTCGTACGAAGCCTTGTGCACTTCTGATTTTTGTAGAATTCTTCAGTTCAAAGTGTATTAAATAACTATTTTAGCTAGGCTTAAGCAGTGCTAGATTGGGACATAAAAAAAAGAGCAATCATTATAAAAATGATGCTCTTCTAGTTTCTTCGTAATGTTTAATTTGATTATCATAATGTAATGTTAGATCAATTTCATCTTTTCCGTGTAAAAGCATATCTTTCCAATATGGATCAACATCAAAGGTTTGCACTAAACCATTATGATCTGTGATTTCTTGCTTTTCAAGATTAACGGTTAATTCAAAGCCTTCCGCATTTGACTTTTCACGGATAAGGTCTAAAACCGTTTGCTCAAGTGTAATTGGTAATAAGCCATTTTTCAGACAGTTTTGATGAAAAATATCTGCATAAGAAGGTGCTAAAATAACTTTAAAACCATAATCTGAAAGCGCCCATGGAGCATGCTCACGAGAAGATCCACAGCCAAAGTTTTCACCTGCAAGTAAAATTGTCGCACCTTTACTTTTTTCTTGATTTAATTCAAAATCTGGATTTTCAGATCCATCAGGAAGATATCTCCAATCAAAGAATGCAAATCGTCCATATCCTGTTTTTTCGATTCTCTTTAAAAATTGCTTTGGAATAATTTGGTCTGTGTCAACATTTGTTCTATTTAATACAGCAACTTTTCCTTTATGTGTAGTAAATGGCTGCATGATGTCCCTCCTAATATGAAAACTTTTTCTAAGGATGTAACGACACTTTCACAACTAAACAGTTCCCATCCCATAGATTATAGATTAAAATGACATTGCGTTTTCTTGAATATGACGAACATCTACAAATCGTCCATGTAAAGCCGCTGCTGCTGCCATAGCTGGACTTACCAAGTGTGTTCTAGCACCTTTACCTTGTCTTCCTTCAAAGTTACGGTTTGAAGTAGATGCACAGCGCTCTCCTTCTGGTACAACGTCACTATTCATACTTAAACACATACTGCAACCTGATTCTCTCCACTCAAATCCAGCTTCTTTAAAGATCACATCTAGACCTTCTTCTTCTGCTACTTTTTTAACCTTTTGAGAACCGGGCACAACGATAGCACGTACATCTGATGGAACCCTCTTGCCTTTTAAGCTTCTTATAACTTCAGCTGCCTGTCTTAAGTCTGTTAAACGGGAATTTGTACAAGATCCAATAAAAACATGTTCAATCGTAATATCTTCAATTCTAGTATTAGGCTGTAAACCCATATAGCTATACGCACGCTTAGCTTCATCAACTGCTTCTTCATTATGAAAATCATTTAAATCAGGTGTTTTTTCATCAACACCTACAGACATACCTGGATTTGTTCCCCATGTTACCATCGGAGCAATTTCGTCACCATTCAATGTGATAACTTTATCGTACTCTGCTCCTTCATCCGTTTTTAACGTTTTCCAGTACTCAACAGCACGATCAAACTCTTCCCCTTTTGGTGCGTATTTTCTCCCCTTAATATAAGAGAAAGTTGTTTCATCTGGTGCTATAAGGCCTGCTCTTGCACCTGCTTCAATAGACATATTACAAATCGTCATACGCTCATCCATTGATAAGCTTTCGATTACTTCACCTGTAAATTCAAGTATATAGCCAGTACCAAAGCGCACTCCATATTTACCGATGACGGCTAAAATAACATCTTTAGATGTTACACCTTTTTGTAGCTTACCAGATACATGGATATTTAACGTCTTCGGACGCTGTCTCCATAGTGTTTGTGTAGCTAAAACATGTTCTACTTCACTCGTCCCAATTCCAAATGCAATCGCACCAAATGCTCCATGTGTTGACGTATGGCTATCTCCACATACAATTGTTTTTCCTGGAAGAGTTAATCCTAGCTCAGGTCCAATTACGTGTACAATACCTTGGTCTTCACTTTGAAGATCAGCTAAACGAATACCAAATTCTTTACAGTTTCTTTCAAGTGCACTGATTTGATTTTTGGCAACTTCATCACTGATCACAAAACGATTGACTGTTGGAACATTGTGATCCATCGTAGCAAACGTTCTGTCTGGTCTTCTTACTTTACGATCTTTCTCTCGAAGTCCCTCAAAAGCCTGTGGCGATGTTACTTCATGTACTAAGTGTAAATCGATATATAGAAGATCTGGCTTCCCTTGTTCTTGTTGAACCACATGTTCATCATATATCTTCTCAATAATCGTTTTTGGCTTCACGGTCGTAATCCTCCCTTAATAGATGGAAAATGAGGGGCTGACATCAACCATTGTGTCATACCCCTCAATCCGATACCCATTGTATCGGTCTCTATATAGTGAATAAAAAGTTATTATGGCTAATTAAGAATAAGCTTCCATTATGTTTAAAATGGCATGGTCATCTGCAAGAGCATTTTTGATTTCTTCACCCATTTGTTTTGTTGACACAGCTTTTTCACCATTTGCAAGATCTGCTGTACGAGTACCTGAATTTAAAACATTATCAACAGCCTTTTCGATTGCTTTTGCTTCTTCCTCTAATCCAAATGATTGACGCAGCAGCATTGCAGCAGAAAGAATGGTTGCGACAGGATTTGCTAAGCCTTTGCCAGCAATGTCAGGTGCTGAACCATGAACAGGTTCATATAAATGTAAACCTGATGATGATAAACTTGCTGAAGATAACATTCCAAGTGACCCTGTAATCATTGATGCTTCATCACTTAAAATATCACCAAACATATTTTCTGTTACAATAACATCAAATTGTCTAGGTGATCTGATAATCTGCATAGCTGCGTTATCAACAAGCATATGCTCAAGCGTCACATCCGGATATCTTGCAGACACCTCTTCAGCCACTTCTCTCCAAACTCTACTTGATTCAAGTACATTCGCTTTATCAACAGAAGTTACGTGCTTACGACGCTTCTGTGCAATCTCAAATGCAGAAACGAGAATTCTTTCGATTTCAGAACGTTTATAAAATAACGTATCAACAACAGCGTCTTCACCATCACGAACAATACGCTCACTTGGTTTACCAAAATACAATCCACCTGTTAGCTCTCGTACGATAACGAAGTCTACTCCACTAACATACTCCTTCTTTAAAGGGGAAGAATCTAATAGACTATCAAACGTAGTGATAGGGCGTAAATTCGCATATAAATCAAGTGCCTTACGTAGAGCTAACAGCCCACGCTCCGGTCTTAATTCTACAGGATTTTGATCCCATTTAGGTCCTCCAACAGCCCCTAAAATAATGGCGTCAGAATTCTTACAAGCTTCAATTGTTTCTTCAGGCAATGGAGTGCCTTTTTGATCAATAGCGTCACCACCGATTAATCCATAGTTGAATTGAAATTGATGGTTAAAATGTTCTGCAATTGCTTTTAAAATTTCTACTGTTACATCAACAACTTCTTTACCTATTCCATCACCAGGTAATAATGCGATTGTTTTCTTCATGACTATCCCCCTTCTCTTTAAGGTTTTAATTTAGTAGACTTGCTTCTAATTGAGGAATTTCCGCTAGCAGAGAAATGCGATTAACAGCATTGATATAAGCTTTCGCCGATGCTTCTAAAACATCGTGTGCCATTCCTCTTCCACTAGCTTCAGATTCTCCAACTCTTATTTTTACATATACTTGAGCTAGCGCGTCTCTTCCACCACTATTAGATTGAATGCGGTAGTCAATTAGGGTAATAGACTGGCCGACACATCTTTCTAACGTGTTATAAATTGCTTCAACACTACCAGCTCCAGTAGCCGCTTCTTGAATTAACTCATTATCCTGGTTTAGAAGTGTAATGGTTGCCGTAGGAATTTGAGCTGTTCCATATTGAACCTGTAAAGATTTAAGTTCAAAGGCTGCTTCCTTGTTAGCCACTTTTTCTTCAATAAGCAGTGCTTTTAAATCATCATCAGTGATTTCTTTCTTCTTCTCAGTTAACTCTTTAAAAGCAACAAATAATTTACTTACTTCTTCATCTGAGATCTCAAAGCCTAGTTCCTGTAGTCTGTTTTTAAATGCATGACGACCTGAATGTTTCCCTAATACCATTGAATTAGTAGAAACACCTACCAGTTCTGGTGAGATAATCTCATAAGTTGTTTTTTCTTTAAGAACACCATCCTGGTGAATACCGGATTCGTGAGCAAATGCATTTCTCCCTACTACCGCTTTGTTTCCAGGAACAACCATACCGGTTAAGCTACTTATTAAATCACTCGTACGCTTTGTTTCCTTCAAATATAAACCTGTTTTTGCTTTATAGTAATCACTTCTTATATGAAGGGCAACAGCAACTTCTTCTAGTGCTGCATTTCCTGCTCTTTCCCCAATTCCATTTACTGTTCCTTCAATCTGACCAGCACCATGTTCTATAGCTGATAAGGAATTAGCAACTGCCATGCCTAAATCATCATGGCAGTGTGCTGATAGAATGACATTGTCAATCCCCTTAACGTTTTCACGAAGGTAAGTGAAAATTCCTCCGTATTCTTTTGGAGTAATATAACCAACCGTATCTGGAATGTTAATAACCTGTGCACCAGCTTCAATCACCTTTTCAACGATCTCAGCCAGGTACGGCAATTCAGTGCGGCAAGCGTCCTCTGCAGACCATTGAATAATCGGGAAAAATTGTGCAGCATATTGTACAGATTCAACAGCTGTTTGAATCACCTGCTCTTTTGTTTTCTTGAGCTTAAATTCTCTATGAATTGGAGAAGTAGCTAAGAAAACATGTAGTCTAGGTTCTTCAGCATATTTTAATGCTTCCCATGCTGCATCAATATCCCCTTTTACAGATCGAGCAAGGCCAGTTACTGAACTGTTCTTCACTGTTTTTGCAATTTCTTGAACTGCTAATAAATCACCTTTTGATGTAGCAGGAAAACCTGCCTCAATAACGTCCATTCCGAGTTTTTCTAGCTGTTTAGCAATCTCTAGTTTTTCTTTTACATTAAGATTTACACCAGGAGATTGTTCACCATCACGGAGCGTTGTATCAAATAGGTTAATTTTTCGCACTCACACTCACCGCTTCTTTCTGTTTTTGTTTAGATTTTACAAACGGCATCATTGCACGTAGCTTTTTACCAACAACTTCGATTTGATGTTCATTTTCATTATTATTAATAGCATTGAATTGTGGGCGATTTGCTTGGTTTTCTAAGATCCATTCTTTTGCAAATTTACCAGTTTGGATGTCTTTAAGAACTTCTTTCATTGCTTCTTTCGAACGACCATCAACTACACGTGGTCCTGAAACGAAGTCACCCCATTGAGCAGTATCAGAAATTGAATATCTCATACCAGCCATTCCATCTTCATACATTAAGTCTACGATTAATTTAAGCTCGTGTAAGCACTCAAAGTATGCAACTTCTGGTTGATATCCCGCTTCTACTAATGTTTCAAAACCAGCTTTTACTAGAGAAGTTAAACCTCCACATAAAACAGCTTGCTCACCGAATAAGTCAGTTTCTGTTTCTTCTTTGAATGTAGTTTCTAATACACCCGCACGAGCAGATCCAACACCTTTAGCATAAGCTAATGCTTTTTCTTTAGCTGAACCAGAAACATCTTGATAGATTGCGAATAATGCAGGAACACCAGCACCTTCTTCATAAGTTCTTCTTACTAAGTGACCAGGACCTTTTGGTGCAACTAAGAATACATCAACATCAGCAGGTGGTACGATTTGGCTGAAGTGTACGTTAAAACCGTGTGCAAATACTAAAGAATTTCCTGCTTCTAAACCTGGCTTAATTTCTTCTTCATATACTTTCGCTTGTTGCTCATCTGGAAGTAATACCATTACTAAGTCACCTAATTGTGCTGCTTCAGCAACTGATACTACGTGATGTCCATCTTCAACTGCTTTATTGAAAGAACCACCTTGACGAACACCTACTACTACGTCAACTCCGCTTTCTTTTAAGTTCAATGCATGTGCATGACCTTGTGAACCATATCCGATGATAGCTACCTTTTTCCCTTGTAATACTGCCTCGTTAATGTCTCCGTTATAATATACTGTTGTCATGTATAATCTCTCCTTCAAATGATTTTTTGAATAAATTTGATCTATTGCTATATATGAATCTTTTTAACCTGCACCTTGCAGGCAAGATTACAAACGATTTAAACAATTGAGATTGGAACTTCTTTTGTCGTACGTTGTGTACCACGAGTAAAAGCTGTAGTTCCAGTTCTAGCAATTTCTTTAATTCCATATGGTTTTAACAAATCAATCAACACTTCAATTTTCTCAGGCTCACCCGTTACTTGAACAACCACACTTTCACGGCTAACATCAATAACAGTTGCTCTGAATGGCTGAATTAACCCTTGAAGCTCCATTCTAGTCGCTGGAGTTGACATGACTTTTATTAAGGCAAGCTCCCTAGATACAATTGATTGAGATGTGATATCAACAACTTTCAAAACATCGATCTGTTTATTTAGTTGCTTTGTAATTTGTTCTACTTCTTTTTCTTCTTGAGCATTTACAACAACTGTCATACGGGAAACCCCTTCGGTTTCAGCATGACCAACCGTGATACTTTCAATGTTGTAATGCCTTTTTGTAAATAATCCAGTAATTCTATTTAAAACCCCTGTTTGGTTTAATACTGTTAATGAGAGGATTCTTTTCATAGCTTAACACCTACCATTTCATGCAAGCCTTTCCCAGGCGCAACCATTGGGTACACATTCTCATCTTTTGCAACATGAATATCAAGTAATACTGGTTCATCAGACAAGATGGCCTCTTTTAATTTTTCTTCCCATCCATCTTCCTGAACAATTCGTACACCGTTCATTCCATATGCCTCTGAAAGCTTTACAAAATCAGGCTGAGAAACGAATTTCGAATGAGAATATCTTTCTTCATAGAAAATTTCTTGCCACTGTCTTACCATTCCTAAAGCACCATTATTTAAGATTACAACTTTAATTGGTAAGTTTAACTCATGGATAACTGATAATTCTTGAAGAGTCATTTGGAATCCACCGTCACCAAGTACAGCAACAACTGTTGATTCTCGATCAGCAAGTTGTGCACCAATCGCTGAAGGTAAACCAAAGCCCATTGTTCCAAGACCACCAGATGTTACCCATTTGTTAGGATTTTGAAAATTATAATACTGCGCAGCCCACATTTGATGCTGACCAACATCTGTTGTGACAATAGCCTCTCCGTTCGTCCACTTGTGAATAAGTTCTAAAATTTTCTGTGGCTTAAGGTCAGAGTCACTATCTTTATACATAAGTGGATATTCTTCTTTATTAGAAGATAGTTGTTCATTCCACTCATTGTTATCACCTTGTTTACCATCCTGCTTAATTAATTGTTCTAGAACTAGCTTTGCATCTCCTACAATTGGAATTTGAGTAGGCACATTTTTCCCAATTTCAGCAGGATCAATATCAATATGAGCTACCGTTGCATGTTTTGCAAAATGCTCTAAATTTCCTGTTACACGGTCATCAAATCTTGCTCCTACACTGATTAATAAGTCACAGTCATAAATCGCCATATTTGCAGTGTAAGTGCCATGCATTCCTGCCATCCCTAAAAACAATGGATGATCAGCAGGGAAACCTCCTAATCCTAGTAACGTATTAGCAACTGGGATTTGTTGTTGTTCAGCATATTTTTTTAACTCTTCAGATCCTTTAGCATGCAGAACACCTGCACCAGCTAAAATAACCGGTTTTTTTGCTCTACTAACTGCTTCTACTAATTTGCGAATCTGTAAATAATTAGGTTCACTTGTAGGCTGGTATCCTGGTAGATCTACAGGCATATCATAGCTAAATTCACCTTCTACAATTGCAATATCCTTAGGAATATCAATTAATACCGGGCCTGGTCTACCTGTTGTTGCAATATGAAATGCTTCTTTAATAATTCTTGGAAGTTCGCTTACTTCACGAACTTGGTAATTATGCTTTGTAATCGGTGTTGTGATTCCTAGTATATCCGCTTCTTGGAAGGCATCTGATCCAATAACTGATGATGCAACTTGACCTGTAAAAACAACTAATGGTAATGAGTCAATCATAGCGTCAGCTAAACCAGTTACTAAGTTCGTAGCACCAGGACCAGATGTCGCAATGACAACTCCAGGCTTACCAGAAACACGCGCATACCCTTCTGCTGCATGTATTCCACCTTGTTCATGACGAGTTAAAACATGGAATAAACCCGAATCATATAGACTATCATATATCGGTAAAACTGCCCCGCCAGGATAACCAAAAATAACTTCAACTTTCTCCTGCTTTAAAGCTTCAATAAGCATTTGAGACCCCGACATTGTGTTTGTACATTTGGCAGTTGAGTTGTTCAACTGTACATTTGTACTCATGTTCTTTCCTCCCTTATCTGGCCTTCAGCCATGTTTTTTTTAAGAAAATTCCCTAAATTCAGCATATAAAAAACCTTCCCACCCCTCATAAGACTCCACAATTCTTTTGTGTGCCAAAGGGGCAAAAAGGTTAATAAACTTTTCGCGGTACCACCCTTCTTCATGGTCAAAAATCAACCACCTTACGAACAGCATTCTGTTCACTTTGATAACGAGTACCGAAGAATGGGACTCGGTTAACCCTACTAAATTTCAGATTAACACTCAGAGGCGAGTTCATTTTTGGAAATATCACCGGCTTCCAGCTACCCCGGTTCTCTGTAGATACCTTACCAAAAACTACTTTTCCTCTTCACCGTTTTTACTATATGCATTTGTTTAGCTAACATGAAGACTTTGTGGGATATTTTCCACTTTTACGCCTTCTTCAACTACTTTCCTTCTAAAAGCTTCCAAAAGTTTTTTTGTTTCTTCACCAGGGACGCCTTCACCAATCGTACGTCCATCAACCTTTACGACGGCAATGACTTCTGCAGCCGTGCCAGTTAAGAAAACTTCATCAGCTGTATAAACATCATGTCGTGTAAATGGTTCCTCTCGAACTTCATAGCCTAATTCATTAGCTATATCAATGATGGCATTTCTTGTTATGCCCTCAAGAGCTCCAATATATCCAGGGGGAGTTAATAATTTCCCATTTTTTAAGATAAAGACATTATCAGCTGAACCTTCTGCTACATAGCCCTGATCATTTAACATCAACGCCTCACTAACATTGGCCAGATGTGCTTCAATCTTTACCAAAACATTGTTTAAATAATTAAGAGATTTGACTTTTGGACTTAATACATCAGGTCTGTTTCTTCTTGTGGCAACCGTTACAATATCAATTCCTGTTTCATATAAGTGTTTAGGAAAGATAGATAGCGGCTCAACAATAATGACCGTATTAGCCCGTTTACAGTTATAAGGATCAAGTCCTAAGTCACCAGTTCCTCTTGAGACTACTAATCGAATGTACGCATCGCTCAAACCGTTCTTACTAACAGTCTCAACGACTAATTCAGTTAGTTCCTCTTGAGAATAAGGAATTGTGAGCATAATAGACTTTGCTGATTGGTATAATCGATCCATATGTTCTTTCATTCGAAAGATATTTCCACTGTAAACTCGTATTCCTTCAAAAACTCCATCACCATATAAAAATCCGTGATCATAAACTGATATTTTTGCATCTTCTTTCTTTACAAAATCATCATTAAGAAAGATCCACTGGTCACCCATAAGAGCACGCCTTTCTTTTAAAAAGTCCAAAAATTAGATCACTGAACATTATGTTTGTAAAGGAAAAATGATAAATAAATTCGAATTTTCTATACTTTTTCAAATGTTCGTGTAACTTTTATTTGAACTTATATTACGCTCAATAAATCCA includes:
- a CDS encoding tetratricopeptide repeat protein; translated protein: MKPKKSNVVPFPNLKERYLDKGMLLLKEKKYHEALDMFAEAKKLKEDQAEIYLGMAICLMELGDLTEAKDICKKMLLEDIGHYFTVLQIYLTILIQLREYQEVQTTIEAVLEENQLPAESAEHFYKLLEFSRKMNQNEVDILDDVEDQEEEQPLYLEDLLQDTNKQMAYVQSLHDRNISKHFASLKILLENEQIHPTIKSMILHLMIEHEVEKEMKVTKFGESLTVVPANLEDPAEFPFTKKVLTILDDTLGNENPTLYEAVKELWIRHLYVLYPFLPQPTEAKLWAAALHLVGYSMHGISIEQEEIEEIYDQPLPDLQEACNKIYQIEEISYLQI
- the ilvN gene encoding acetolactate synthase small subunit, whose protein sequence is MKRILSLTVLNQTGVLNRITGLFTKRHYNIESITVGHAETEGVSRMTVVVNAQEEKEVEQITKQLNKQIDVLKVVDITSQSIVSRELALIKVMSTPATRMELQGLIQPFRATVIDVSRESVVVQVTGEPEKIEVLIDLLKPYGIKEIARTGTTAFTRGTQRTTKEVPISIV
- the ilvC gene encoding ketol-acid reductoisomerase — translated: MTTVYYNGDINEAVLQGKKVAIIGYGSQGHAHALNLKESGVDVVVGVRQGGSFNKAVEDGHHVVSVAEAAQLGDLVMVLLPDEQQAKVYEEEIKPGLEAGNSLVFAHGFNVHFSQIVPPADVDVFLVAPKGPGHLVRRTYEEGAGVPALFAIYQDVSGSAKEKALAYAKGVGSARAGVLETTFKEETETDLFGEQAVLCGGLTSLVKAGFETLVEAGYQPEVAYFECLHELKLIVDLMYEDGMAGMRYSISDTAQWGDFVSGPRVVDGRSKEAMKEVLKDIQTGKFAKEWILENQANRPQFNAINNNENEHQIEVVGKKLRAMMPFVKSKQKQKEAVSVSAKN
- the ilvE gene encoding branched-chain-amino-acid transaminase, which produces MGDQWIFLNDDFVKKEDAKISVYDHGFLYGDGVFEGIRVYSGNIFRMKEHMDRLYQSAKSIMLTIPYSQEELTELVVETVSKNGLSDAYIRLVVSRGTGDLGLDPYNCKRANTVIIVEPLSIFPKHLYETGIDIVTVATRRNRPDVLSPKVKSLNYLNNVLVKIEAHLANVSEALMLNDQGYVAEGSADNVFILKNGKLLTPPGYIGALEGITRNAIIDIANELGYEVREEPFTRHDVYTADEVFLTGTAAEVIAVVKVDGRTIGEGVPGEETKKLLEAFRRKVVEEGVKVENIPQSLHVS
- the leuB gene encoding 3-isopropylmalate dehydrogenase, which translates into the protein MKKTIALLPGDGIGKEVVDVTVEILKAIAEHFNHQFQFNYGLIGGDAIDQKGTPLPEETIEACKNSDAIILGAVGGPKWDQNPVELRPERGLLALRKALDLYANLRPITTFDSLLDSSPLKKEYVSGVDFVIVRELTGGLYFGKPSERIVRDGEDAVVDTLFYKRSEIERILVSAFEIAQKRRKHVTSVDKANVLESSRVWREVAEEVSARYPDVTLEHMLVDNAAMQIIRSPRQFDVIVTENMFGDILSDEASMITGSLGMLSSASLSSSGLHLYEPVHGSAPDIAGKGLANPVATILSAAMLLRQSFGLEEEAKAIEKAVDNVLNSGTRTADLANGEKAVSTKQMGEEIKNALADDHAILNIMEAYS
- the ilvB gene encoding acetolactate synthase large subunit → MSTNVQLNNSTAKCTNTMSGSQMLIEALKQEKVEVIFGYPGGAVLPIYDSLYDSGLFHVLTRHEQGGIHAAEGYARVSGKPGVVIATSGPGATNLVTGLADAMIDSLPLVVFTGQVASSVIGSDAFQEADILGITTPITKHNYQVREVSELPRIIKEAFHIATTGRPGPVLIDIPKDIAIVEGEFSYDMPVDLPGYQPTSEPNYLQIRKLVEAVSRAKKPVILAGAGVLHAKGSEELKKYAEQQQIPVANTLLGLGGFPADHPLFLGMAGMHGTYTANMAIYDCDLLISVGARFDDRVTGNLEHFAKHATVAHIDIDPAEIGKNVPTQIPIVGDAKLVLEQLIKQDGKQGDNNEWNEQLSSNKEEYPLMYKDSDSDLKPQKILELIHKWTNGEAIVTTDVGQHQMWAAQYYNFQNPNKWVTSGGLGTMGFGLPSAIGAQLADRESTVVAVLGDGGFQMTLQELSVIHELNLPIKVVILNNGALGMVRQWQEIFYEERYSHSKFVSQPDFVKLSEAYGMNGVRIVQEDGWEEKLKEAILSDEPVLLDIHVAKDENVYPMVAPGKGLHEMVGVKL
- a CDS encoding 2-isopropylmalate synthase translates to MRKINLFDTTLRDGEQSPGVNLNVKEKLEIAKQLEKLGMDVIEAGFPATSKGDLLAVQEIAKTVKNSSVTGLARSVKGDIDAAWEALKYAEEPRLHVFLATSPIHREFKLKKTKEQVIQTAVESVQYAAQFFPIIQWSAEDACRTELPYLAEIVEKVIEAGAQVINIPDTVGYITPKEYGGIFTYLRENVKGIDNVILSAHCHDDLGMAVANSLSAIEHGAGQIEGTVNGIGERAGNAALEEVAVALHIRSDYYKAKTGLYLKETKRTSDLISSLTGMVVPGNKAVVGRNAFAHESGIHQDGVLKEKTTYEIISPELVGVSTNSMVLGKHSGRHAFKNRLQELGFEISDEEVSKLFVAFKELTEKKKEITDDDLKALLIEEKVANKEAAFELKSLQVQYGTAQIPTATITLLNQDNELIQEAATGAGSVEAIYNTLERCVGQSITLIDYRIQSNSGGRDALAQVYVKIRVGESEASGRGMAHDVLEASAKAYINAVNRISLLAEIPQLEASLLN
- the leuC gene encoding 3-isopropylmalate dehydratase large subunit — translated: MKPKTIIEKIYDEHVVQQEQGKPDLLYIDLHLVHEVTSPQAFEGLREKDRKVRRPDRTFATMDHNVPTVNRFVISDEVAKNQISALERNCKEFGIRLADLQSEDQGIVHVIGPELGLTLPGKTIVCGDSHTSTHGAFGAIAFGIGTSEVEHVLATQTLWRQRPKTLNIHVSGKLQKGVTSKDVILAVIGKYGVRFGTGYILEFTGEVIESLSMDERMTICNMSIEAGARAGLIAPDETTFSYIKGRKYAPKGEEFDRAVEYWKTLKTDEGAEYDKVITLNGDEIAPMVTWGTNPGMSVGVDEKTPDLNDFHNEEAVDEAKRAYSYMGLQPNTRIEDITIEHVFIGSCTNSRLTDLRQAAEVIRSLKGKRVPSDVRAIVVPGSQKVKKVAEEEGLDVIFKEAGFEWRESGCSMCLSMNSDVVPEGERCASTSNRNFEGRQGKGARTHLVSPAMAAAAALHGRFVDVRHIQENAMSF
- the leuD gene encoding 3-isopropylmalate dehydratase small subunit, producing MQPFTTHKGKVAVLNRTNVDTDQIIPKQFLKRIEKTGYGRFAFFDWRYLPDGSENPDFELNQEKSKGATILLAGENFGCGSSREHAPWALSDYGFKVILAPSYADIFHQNCLKNGLLPITLEQTVLDLIREKSNAEGFELTVNLEKQEITDHNGLVQTFDVDPYWKDMLLHGKDEIDLTLHYDNQIKHYEETRRASFL